One genomic window of Candidatus Omnitrophota bacterium includes the following:
- a CDS encoding citrate (Si)-synthase: MATLKEKLAGKIPALREEMKDLVSKHGDKVVSEVTIKQVFGGMRGVKSLICDTSLVEPDKGLIIRGRPIIELDDKWPEEILYLLMTGELPDKESFEELKKELSSRSEVPGYVWDVLKAMPPDSHPMTMLDTAILVMQRESLYAARYADGMKKEEYWEPTLDDFLNLIARLPAIAGYVYRLRFNKGPRIETDPNLDMGANYVKALGLEDPNGEFTQLMRLYLTLHCDHEGGNVSAFTAFVVGSALSDPYYAVSAGLNGLAGPLHGLANQECLRWVIMIKDKFGGVPSEDQMRDFTWETLNSGQVIPGYGHAVLRATDPRYTSFLKFGKKHCQDDPIFQIVERLFNVVPTVLKQIEKISNPWPNVDAGSGSLLYHYGLMEFSYYTVLFAVSRTLGFASQLTLARALGLPIVRPKSVTTEWLKSQIG, from the coding sequence ATGGCAACGTTGAAAGAAAAATTGGCGGGTAAAATTCCGGCTCTGCGCGAGGAAATGAAGGACCTCGTTTCCAAACACGGAGATAAAGTCGTCTCCGAGGTAACCATCAAACAGGTCTTTGGCGGAATGAGAGGCGTGAAGAGCCTAATTTGCGACACGTCGTTGGTGGAGCCGGATAAAGGCTTGATCATTCGCGGAAGGCCAATCATAGAATTGGACGACAAATGGCCGGAAGAGATTCTTTATCTATTGATGACGGGAGAATTGCCCGATAAAGAATCGTTTGAAGAGTTGAAAAAGGAACTTTCCAGCCGCAGCGAAGTTCCAGGATACGTTTGGGACGTCCTGAAAGCCATGCCGCCGGATTCGCATCCGATGACGATGTTGGATACGGCGATTCTCGTGATGCAGCGGGAATCGCTTTACGCCGCCCGTTACGCCGACGGGATGAAGAAAGAGGAATATTGGGAGCCGACGCTGGACGATTTCTTGAATTTGATCGCTCGCTTGCCCGCCATCGCCGGATACGTCTATCGGTTGCGGTTCAACAAAGGACCCCGCATCGAGACCGATCCCAATTTGGATATGGGCGCCAATTACGTCAAAGCGCTGGGACTGGAAGATCCCAATGGGGAATTCACTCAGCTGATGCGGCTCTACCTGACGCTGCATTGCGATCATGAAGGCGGCAATGTCAGCGCGTTTACGGCGTTCGTCGTCGGTTCCGCGCTTTCGGATCCCTATTACGCCGTGTCGGCGGGATTGAACGGTCTGGCGGGACCGCTGCACGGACTAGCCAACCAGGAATGCCTGCGTTGGGTTATCATGATTAAAGACAAATTCGGCGGCGTGCCTTCGGAAGATCAAATGCGCGATTTCACGTGGGAGACGCTCAACAGTGGGCAAGTTATTCCGGGATATGGCCATGCCGTGCTGCGCGCCACCGATCCGCGCTACACCTCGTTCTTGAAGTTCGGCAAGAAGCATTGCCAGGACGATCCCATCTTCCAGATCGTCGAACGGCTATTCAACGTAGTTCCGACGGTTCTGAAGCAGATCGAAAAAATCAGCAATCCCTGGCCCAACGTCGACGCGGGTTCTGGTTCGCTGCTTTATCATTACGGTCTCATGGAATTTTCCTATTACACGGTTCTATTCGCCGTCTCCCGCACGCTGGGCTTCGCTTCGCAGCTGACGCTGGCCCGCGCGCTGGGACTGCCGATCGTGCGGCCCAAATCCGTCACCACGGAATGGCTCAAATCGCAAATCGGTTAA
- a CDS encoding type II toxin-antitoxin system Phd/YefM family antitoxin has translation MRSSDVTTFTDARDHLREKFDQAKETGRPVMVTNHGRVDGYIVSPERYDRLTEAEELLANLAMIDKSREEILAGRTRPMREAIKDIAREIGIQLDR, from the coding sequence ATGCGAAGCAGCGATGTAACCACGTTCACCGACGCGCGCGACCATCTGCGAGAAAAGTTCGACCAAGCCAAAGAGACTGGCCGGCCTGTGATGGTGACTAACCACGGCAGGGTTGATGGATATATTGTGAGTCCCGAACGATACGACCGGTTAACCGAGGCAGAAGAACTGCTCGCGAACCTGGCGATGATTGATAAGAGTAGGGAAGAAATCCTTGCGGGCCGCACTCGACCGATGCGCGAAGCAATTAAGGATATCGCCCGTGAAATCGGGATTCAACTTGACCGATGA
- a CDS encoding type II toxin-antitoxin system RelE/ParE family toxin, with product MTGLWHRVEVTDQAYEAIRSHVHYIAFEQKALLNAKRWLEGLWDAIDSLEKLPKRCRLAPENNYRSYEIRQLDYGDYAILFTIDDDRQLVYVVGFRHGKQLPRANLLPDEPRSNPK from the coding sequence ATGACGGGATTGTGGCATCGCGTTGAGGTGACAGACCAAGCATATGAAGCAATCCGTTCTCATGTCCACTACATCGCGTTCGAACAAAAGGCATTACTGAACGCAAAACGATGGCTGGAAGGTCTGTGGGACGCAATTGATTCATTGGAAAAATTGCCCAAACGTTGCCGTTTGGCGCCAGAGAACAACTATCGTTCCTACGAAATCCGCCAATTGGACTACGGCGATTATGCGATTCTGTTCACAATCGATGACGATCGGCAACTCGTCTACGTTGTCGGTTTTCGGCACGGAAAGCAGTTACCCCGCGCCAACCTCCTGCCGGACGAGCCGCGTTCCAATCCAAAATGA